In one window of Bizionia sp. M204 DNA:
- a CDS encoding T9SS type A sorting domain-containing protein has protein sequence MLAKYTIIVFMFFSTSLILSQNLLDSSTWLIGSGSAPGFGVNGSSSENSRELGFNHIGEEVLLWKASPDGSNNADGGFVTSWLNIDRTNTYRFSVWIKKTNSNDGTTYFGCNKSNGDQLLRLNNNLDSNPYFWHGDLPVLNRWYLFVGYVHSSSYSSAVHLGKIYDGVTGEPVIDMIDFKFNNTATTMRQRAFLYYDPNVLDNQYFYSPRIEVINGNEWSLDELLSINPNSMLVFAFDNSGNQKQLQYCSDTFCFFETPPEGKVAKDDLIDILNKHEETVKDDDLEGEEVVIFPNPTTGNVSIKLNSTPNVSFSQDISFYNSAGFLIFKVPSRSKNEQLIDLSNLSSGVYLIHIHLSNGEIVTKQIIKN, from the coding sequence ATGCTTGCAAAATACACGATCATAGTTTTTATGTTCTTTTCCACTAGTTTAATTTTATCGCAAAATTTATTAGACTCTTCAACATGGTTAATAGGCTCTGGCTCAGCTCCTGGATTTGGTGTTAATGGATCTTCTTCTGAAAACAGTCGGGAGCTCGGTTTTAATCATATTGGGGAGGAAGTTCTTCTCTGGAAGGCAAGTCCAGATGGGTCAAATAACGCAGATGGTGGTTTTGTCACATCTTGGTTGAATATTGATAGAACTAACACCTATAGATTTTCTGTTTGGATAAAAAAAACGAACTCGAATGATGGGACTACCTATTTTGGGTGTAACAAAAGCAATGGAGATCAGTTATTAAGACTTAATAATAATTTAGATTCCAATCCATATTTTTGGCATGGGGATTTGCCAGTATTAAATAGATGGTACTTGTTTGTTGGTTATGTGCATAGTAGTAGTTATTCTTCTGCCGTTCATCTAGGAAAAATATATGATGGAGTTACAGGAGAACCAGTGATTGATATGATTGACTTTAAATTTAATAATACCGCAACTACCATGCGGCAAAGAGCTTTTCTATATTACGACCCTAATGTTTTGGATAATCAATACTTTTATTCTCCTAGAATAGAGGTGATTAATGGTAATGAATGGTCTTTAGACGAATTGTTGTCTATTAACCCAAACTCCATGTTGGTTTTTGCATTTGATAATTCTGGGAATCAAAAACAACTTCAATATTGTTCAGATACATTTTGTTTTTTTGAAACCCCTCCTGAAGGAAAAGTAGCAAAGGATGATTTGATTGATATACTAAATAAACATGAAGAAACGGTTAAAGATGATGATTTAGAGGGGGAGGAAGTTGTTATTTTTCCAAACCCTACAACAGGTAATGTTTCTATTAAGCTCAACTCTACTCCGAATGTTTCTTTTTCTCAAGACATTAGTTTTTATAATAGTGCGGGTTTTTTAATTTTTAAAGTCCCTAGTCGATCCAAAAATGAACAGCTTATAGATTTAAGTAATTTGTCTTCTGGCGTGTATTTAATTCATATTCATTTAAGTAATGGAGAAATTGTAACAAAACAAATCATTAAAAACTAA
- a CDS encoding helix-turn-helix domain-containing protein, which produces MFFFNLVISNQFGTNEYKLKYGFKQLYGITVFRYLTQERLKRASLLIQNTSLSIKAVAKMTGFKNVSHFSKAFKNHFGVKPTDIKKLNNNN; this is translated from the coding sequence ATTTTTTTTTTTAATTTAGTAATATCCAACCAGTTTGGTACCAATGAGTATAAGTTAAAATATGGATTCAAACAATTATATGGCATCACCGTTTTTCGGTATCTAACCCAAGAACGACTAAAACGAGCGAGTTTACTAATACAAAACACCTCCCTGTCTATCAAAGCGGTGGCTAAAATGACGGGGTTCAAAAATGTATCACACTTCTCAAAAGCATTTAAAAATCATTTTGGCGTCAAACCCACAGATAT